Proteins from a genomic interval of Antedon mediterranea chromosome 5, ecAntMedi1.1, whole genome shotgun sequence:
- the LOC140049905 gene encoding uncharacterized protein, which yields MTQPSGERQSWKGRLDFFLSAVGYTIGLGNVWRFPYLCYINGGGAFLIPYLTMLLFCGLPLLQLEFAFGQFASLGPITAWKKISPLFKGVGYAIVFPCFLSSLYYNLVVAWTVYYMYASLSKELPWIGCDNEWNTELCVSFGEVSHANVTNQTAMTSFTTLAPKVFRPSEEYFTRKVLGATGGLHEMGSVRPGLLLCYFISWAVIYICISRGIHSSGKVVYFTATFPFVVLFVLFIRGVTLPGALDGIFYFIKPDFEKLLNLSVWRAAANQVFYSYGVAWGGMLTLASYNDFNTDVLRSGIKVVVTGCITSFFAGFVIFSILGFMAHDAGMEVSDVVESGPGLAFIAYPEAVAMMPLPQLWSFLFFFMLFILGLDTQFVGIESIITAVVDEAGLTKYKHTITFIYCILAFLLGIPFVMEGGVYLMTLLDWYSSGVTPLFIGVFESYVICWVYGIDRFVKDIESMVGYMPWRPLQFCWKFITPNITLLILVLSFVFYSPAVYGDYKFPLWSEVFGWFTGIAPVFVILAFCVYVTSEQRGTNVWERIVMASRPADDWGPAKDGDRVFAGYSPLDSLFIQDVSIINRKEYIAVFEDTANLENMAKDAERQSWTGRFDFFLSALGFFIGLGNVWRFPYLCYINGGGAFLIPYITVVIFAGLPLVQMELSLGQFTSLGIISAWKISPLFKGIGYAVTLICFLCSIYYILIITWTIYYMYWSMSKTLPWIGCENEWNTNLCRRSGSSLNISNVTSHLTTPMTTTLTTKVISPSEEFFENKVLRISDGLHEIGSLNLELLLCLAIAWVLVYLCIIRGVNSSGKVVYFTATFPFVLLTVLFVRGVTLPGAIDGIMYFIKPNFSKVLDLTVWRAAANQVFYSFAAAWGGMLTLASYNDFNKDFMKSVPFIYNLSQVEKLVLITWFFLFRTGVCIVACGCFTSLFSGFVIFSVLGFMAQDAGVEVGEVVSSGPGLAFIVYPEAIALMPFPQVWAFLFFFMLFILGLDSQFVTFETFITAIVDEVDYHYPGFIKHKNKFTFLSCLTGFILGIPFVTDGGVYLMTLFDWYSAGVTPMFLGVFECYVIGYVYGINNFSKDVASMVGHKPSLFLRICWKVITPTFTMFILIMSFVFYAPAVYGDYTFPLWAEVLGWFLAFVSVALIPIVGLIIASKQKGNSLCERILMASRPAYDWGPAKDEDRIRAGYRPFDSKYFTELTSTIKDLRYLNKKTDNSVV from the exons ATGACTCAACCCAGCGGCGAACGTCAGTCTTGGAAAGGCAGGCTTGACTTCTTTCTTTCTGCCGTCGGATATACCATTGGGCTAGGAAATGTTTGGCGATTTCCGTACCTTTGCTACATCAATGGAGGTG gcGCTTTTCTAATTCCGTACCTTACCATGTTGCTTTTCTGTGGTTTGCCTTTGCTTCAACTAGAATTTGCTTTTGGACAATTTGCCAGTTTAGGACCTATAACGGCGTGGAAGAAAATAAGCCCCCTATTCAAAG GAGTTGGATATGCGATTGTGTTCCCCTGTTTTCTGTCTTCTCTCTACTACAATCTTGTTGTTGCTTGGACCGTCTACTACATGTATGCGTCGTTGTCAAAGGAGCTTCCATGGATCGGGTGTGATAACGAATGGAATACAGAACTGTGTGTATCATTTGGAGAAGTGTCGCATGCTAATGTCACCAACCAGACAGCTATGACCTCATTTACGACATTGGCGCCAAAAGTGTTCAGACCAAGCGAAGAATACTTCAC ACGTAAAGTGTTAGGCGCAACTGGTGGTCTGCACGAGATGGGTAGTGTTCGTCCTGGGCTCCTTTTATGTTACTTCATCTCTTGGGCTGTTATCTACATATGTATATCAAGAGGAATACATTCATCAGGAAAG GTTGTATACTTTACTGCAACGTTTCCATTTGTTGTGTTGTTTGTCCTCTTCATCCGCGGAGTTACACTTCCTGGAGCTCTAGATGGAatcttttatttcatcaaacCTGATTTTGAAAAACTTCTTAACTTATCG GTATGGCGCGCCGCTGCAAATCAAGTTTTCTATTCTTACGGTGTTGCCTGGGGTGGAATGCTAACATTAGCAAGTTACAACGACTTTAATACAGACGTACTaag gaGTGGTATCAAGGTTGTTGTTACTGGTTGTATTACAAGTTTTTTTGCGggttttgtaattttttctaTTCTTGGATTTATGGCTCATGATGCCGGCATGGAAGTAAGCGACGTGGTAGAATCTG GACCCGGACTAGCGTTCATTGCTTACCCCGAGGCTGTCGCAATGATGCCACTTCCTCAACTCTGGTCATTTCTAtttttctttatgctttttatttTAGGTCTCGACACACAG TTTGTAGGAATCGAATCCATAATCACAGCAGTCGTGGACGAGGCTGGGTTGACGAAATACAAACACACAATcacatttatatattgtatactcGCATTTCTTCTTGGAATTCCATTTGTTATGGAg GGCGGCGTATATCTAATGACTCTGCTTGATTGGTATTCGTCCGGCGTCACTCCACTATTTATCGGTGTTTTTGAATCTTATGTAATCTGCTGGGTTTACG GAATCGATCGTTTTGTAAAAGATATTGAGTCTATGGTTGGTTACATGCCGTGGAGACCACTACAATTCTGCTGGAAATTCATAACTCCTAATATAACTTTG TTGATATTAGTTCTGAGCTTTGTATTCTACTCGCCTGCGGTTTATGGCGACTATAAGTTTCCACTTTGGTCTGAAGTGTTTGGATGGTTTACAGGCATTGCGCCTGTATTTGTCATTCTAGCATTCTGCGTGTACGTTACATCGGAACAGAGAGGGACTAatgtttgggag cGTATTGTAATGGCGTCCAGACCTGCAGATGACTGGGGTCCAGCGAAAGATGGAGACCGTGTGTTTGCCGGTTATTCACCCCTAGATTCTCTATTTATACAAGATGTTTCAATAATCAATAGAAAAGAATATATAGCTGTATTCGAGGATACA gccAATCTAGAAAACATGGCAAAAGATGCCGAACGGCAATCCTGGACGGGGAGGTTTGACTTTTTCTTATCAGCTCTTGGTTTTTTCATTGGCCTAGGAAATGTGTGGAGATTTCCTTACCTCTGTTACATCAATGGAGGAG GAGCTTTCCTGATCCCCTACATCACCGTGGTGATTTTTGCTGGCTTGCCATTGGTCCAGATGGAACTTTCTCTCGGACAGTTCACAAGTCTTGGAATTATATCTGCCTGGAAGATAAGCCCGCTTTTTAAAG GAATTGGTTATGCGGTAACCCTTATTTGCTTTCTTTGTTCCATCTACTATATTCTTATAATAACCTGGACAATCTACTACATGTACTGGTCAATGTCAAAAACCCTGCCCTGGATTGGATGTGAAAATGAGTGGAATACGAACCTCTGCAGACGATCTGGAAGCAGCCTCAACATCTCCAATGTGACGTCACATCTGACTACGCCAATGACGACGACATTGACGACAAAAGTTATCAGTCCAAGTGAAGAATTTTTCGA aaaCAAGGTTTTGAGGATAAGTGATGGACTCCACGAAATTGGTAGCTTAAATTTAGAACTGCTACTGTGCCTGGCTATTGCGTGGGTTCTTGTTTATCTTTGCATTATACGTGGTGTTAATTCATCTGGAAAA gttGTCTATTTTACTGCAACGTTTCCATTTGTCTTGCTGACCGTTCTCTTTGTGCGTGGTGTCACTCTTCCTGGTGCTATCGATGGAATCATGTACTTTATCAAACCAAACTTTTCAAAAGTTCTTGATTTAACG GTATGGCGCGCCGCTGCTAATCAAGTGTTCTATTCGTTTGCTGCGGCATGGGGTGGAATGCTAACACTAGCCAGCTACAACGACTTCAACAAAGATTTTATGAAGTCAGTACcttttatttacaat TTGTCACAAGTGGAAAAGTTAGTACTGATTACATGGTTTTTCTTGTTCAGGACTGGAGTATGTATTGTAGCCTGCGGGTGCTTCACGAGTCTCTTTTCAGGGTTTGTAATATTTTCTGTTCTTGGTTTTATGGCACAAGACGCGGGAGTGGAGGTCGGCGAAGTTGTGTCGTCTG GACCTGGTCTAGCTTTTATCGTCTATCCGGAAGCTATTGCGTTAATGCCGTTTCCACAAGTTTGGGCTTTTCTATTTTTCTTTATGCTGTTTATTCTCGGTCTTGATAGTcag TTTGTGACTTTTGAGACTTTTATCACGGCGATAGTTGACGAAGTGGATTATCACTATCCAGGTTTCATcaaacacaaaaacaaattcACCTTTTTATCTTGTTTAACGGGGTTCATTCTAGGAATACCGTTTGTCACTGAT GGTGGAGTGTACCTAATGACCCTGTTTGACTGGTACTCAGCCGGTGTTACACCTATGTTTCTTGGTGTCTTCGAATGCTATGTTATCGGTTATGTTTATG GCATAAACAATTTCTCAAAGGATGTTGCTTCTATGGTTGGACACAAACCATCATTATTCTTACGGATATGTTGGAAGGTCATTACACCAACTTTTACAATG TTTATCCTGATAATGAGTTTTGTGTTCTACGCGCCTGCCGTTTATGGTGACTATACATTCCCTCTATGGGCCGAGGTTTTGGGATGGTTTTTGGCTTTTGTGTCGGTAGCTCTCATACCCATTGTTGGTCTAATCATTGCTTCAAAGCAAAAGGGAAACAGTTTGTGTGAg CGTATCCTGATGGCTTCGAGACCTGCTTATGATTGGGGACCGGCGAAGGATGAAGATCGCATACGGGCTGGCTATCGTCCATTTGATTCCAAGTACTTTACCGAGCTTACATCTACTATTAAAGATCTCCgctatttaaacaaaaaaacggACAATTCAGTGGTTTAA